The following nucleotide sequence is from Mesobacillus jeotgali.
GGAGAAAGTGAATGTCGCTATTACAGATGAAAGCCGGACGAATAGAAAAAGATTGGCAGAGCTCGTGAATCATGCACGTAAAACAGATTCGGAGGTGGAGTACAAGGAATTTTATAATATGAATGGGAACTGGAGCGAGCTGCTGAGGCCTTTCGACTCGGTCCTGTACATTTCACAAAATGGCAATGTGGAGGAATTGAAGGTTTTGCAATCAATCTGCAGGGAGGAAAGGAAAACCTTCATTCCTGCCATCCTGTTCAAACAAACAGGCATAGCGGGTCCATCGTTTATTCCAGATTCAGAGCTTTGTTGGGAGTCGGCGTGGCGGCGATTGCATTCTTCTGTTTTCGTAAAAGAGCAGAGCGACTCTCCTGCATCTTTGACCTCTGGAGCTTTGCTGGCTAATGTTATTACATTTGAATTATATAAAGAACTCGCAGGTATCACGAAAGCTGATCAAAGAAACCGGATTTATTTGCTCAATCTAGACACTCTTGAGGGAAGCTGGCATTTGGTTTCACCACATCCCTTAGTAACTGGAATTTTCTCATCCGCAGAGGTAGAAGACATTGAAGAGCGGCTCGGTCAGGACCTCAGAAAAGCTGAACCAGAAAAATTTTTGCAGTATTTCAGTCTATTTACTTCAAAGGAGACGGGAATTTTACATGAGTGGGAAGAGGGGGATCTTAAGCAGCTTCCATTGGCACAATGCAGGGTTCAGGCAGTCGATCCGCTGTCAGATGGGCCGTCTGAATTACTGACAGCAAGGGTTTGTACAGGGTTCACACATGAAGAAGCGAGAATGGAGGCGGCGTTGACGGGGATTGAATCATATACTGCCCGCCTTGCAGAAATCATTGAAAACCGCGGCATTCTGGGTGTTGGTGCCGGTGAAACTTTTGCGGAAGCTGTTGGGCGAGGTCTGCAAAAATGTCTCTCCAAAGAACTGGATCATCGAAAGCTCAGTGAAAAAGAGTCGATTTCCCTTGTCGACCTCGAGCCGATTGAAGACCAACGTTGTGCTTTTTATATAAAGGCTCTCACTACGATACAGGGAGCACCCCTAGCAGGGATTGGAAAGGAAATTCGTGGCTTCCCTGTTGTCTGGATCGGAACAAAGAGAGGCTGGTATGGAAGTGCTGGTCTGAATGCAACTTTGGCATTAAGAAGCGCTTTGCAGATTGCTTTATCCGATTTTCAAAATGAGTCAGCTGGGGATGGGTCTCAAGTTCTGCAGGATTCAGAGGTTTATTTTTCTGAAATAGGTAAACAAAGCTTGGAAATTCCAGAATATACTGGAAGGTTTCAGTGTGAAATCCTGCAGGCAGCCATTGAGGTTCTTAAACAGAACAGAACCAAAATGTTCGTTTATGAATTAAGCATTGAACCGATTTTCAAACAACAACTAGATGGAGTATATGGTGTATTGCTGCGAGGGGAGGGATCAAGTTGAGTTCCTTCGTAGTCATTATAGGAGAAGGTTGGCTGGCTGATTGTGTTGCTGAGGAATTATCATCACGCTATCAAGTGTTCAGAAGGATTGATTTTGAGAATGGACTGCCCGAGAATTCAGAGTTGATGCTTGTCCTTCATGATTATTGGAACCCCATAGCGCATCAAAAAGCTGAAGAAGCGGTAAAACTGACTGGCAGTCCCTGGCTCCGGGCCTTTGTTTCGTTTGGGGAGGGAATCATTGGGCCGCTCGTCAGGCCAGGCAAACCTGGATGTTTGCAATGTGCTGACCTGAGGAAGCTGCTAGGGGGCCAGGAGCGAAGCGAAATGCGAAAGGTGAAGCGAAAGCTGGAAGCCGAAAAAGAAACACCTTCGGATTCATGGGCATCGAAAAATGGACTTCTGCATTTGGTTCATTTAATTGTAACTGAAGCGGATAAGGTTCTAGCGGGCAAGAAGGGCCTTTCGGCAGGACAGATGTATTTTACCGACTTAAAACATTGAATGGATCCTGGCATTCGTTCCTGGCGGATTCCCTGTGCCAGGTATGCAGTACCATTCCAGACGATTCAGCTTCGCTTGCAAAAATCGCATTAAATCCAAGTCCGAAGATCAGTGCCGGCAGCTATCGATGTACACCGCTGGATAAGATGAAGGAAGTGCTCGTTGCCGATTATTTTGACAATCGGACAGGGCTTTTAAACAGTAAAATGTACGATTTGGTCACCCCTTTCGCAGATGCGAGCGTCAATCTGCCAATGATTACTGGCGGCAACGAAGGCACAGCCGGCAGGACACAATGCTACGCAGAAAGCGAATTGACTGCCATACTGGAAGGACTTGAGCGCCACTGTGGACTTCAGCCCCGCGGAAAGCGGACTGTCATCCATGATAGTTACCGGAACTTGGAAGAGCAGGCATTGAACCCAGTAGAAGTAGGTGTCCATGCTGATGAAGAATATGAAAAGCCCGGTTTTCCATTTCAAAAATTCGACCCTGAACGGCCAATGGATTGGGTTTGGGGTTACTCTCTGATCGAAGAGCGCCCGATTCTCGTGCCAGAGCTTCTATCCTATTATAGTCTGGGTTGCGGTTCAGCCGGATTTGTCTATGAAACGTCCAATGGCTGCGCGCTTGGCGGAAGCAGGGAAGAGGCGATTTTCTACGGAATCATGGAAGTGGTGGAGCGGGATTCCTTCCTTTTGTCATGGTACTCAAAACTGAAACTGCCTCGCCTTGATCTTCAATCTGCCGATGATGAAGAACTGCTATTGATGGCGGAGCGGATGAGGGCTGTAGCTGGCTATGATCTGTATTTATATAATGCCACCATGGAGCATGGAATTCCAAGTGTATGGGCTCTGGCGAAAAACAGAAAGGATAAAGGATTAAATATTATTTGTGCGGCAGGGGCCCACCTTGATCCGGTCAAGGCAGCGAAAAGTGCTGTTCAGGAGCTCGCCGGCATGATGCTGAATCTAGATGGGAAATTGGAAGGAAACAAGGAGAAATACTTGCAAATGCTTGATGATGATTCACTAGTGCGGGAAATGGATGATCATGGAATGCTATATGGATTACCGCAGGCAGAGGACCGTTTAGGCTTCCTGCTCGAAGATGACCGGCCATTACAGAGTTTTCAAGCCGCTTTTCAAAAGGGCTCACGTCATGCTGACCTGACGGAGGATCTAAAGGGTATTCTCATGGAATTCCGCCGGTTGGGCCTCAATGTTATCGTTGTCGACCAGACTCCTCCCGAAATAAGGAAAAATGGTCTTTATTGTGTGAAAGTATTGATACCGGGGATGCTGCCAATGACCTTTGGGCACCATCTGACTCGCCTCAAAGGGCTTGACCGGGTGCTCCACGTCCCAATGAAGCTTGGTTATTTCAATAAACCGTTGTCATTTGAAGAACTAAATCACTTCCCGCATCCGTTCCCTTAGGAGGCAGCAGAATGAATCTTGAGCAATTTTTAATCGATCTTCAGTTTAATATAGAACGTGCCAATCAGGAAAACTGGGAACCTAACTGGGAAGACGCTCCACTACCCTATAAACTGTATCGAGGATTGCCAGTAGTGCCTCTGTCAGGGGAGGTGCCTTTGTCCCTGGCAGAAAACAGGCAACCAGCCACACCGGGTATCAAGGAAATCGGACATTTCCTCTGGTATGTTTATGGAATAACGCAAGTAAGCGAGTCGCATTTTTCAGATGAGGTTGATCCAGTCCATACCTTTAGGAGGCATGCTCCTTCCGGCGGGGGCCTTTATCCTAACGAACTTTATCTTTATTTAAAGCTAGAGGATCTGCCTGACGGGATCTACCATTATGACCCGGCTCATCATCGCCTTGTTTTGCTGCGGGCTGGAAACTTCGATTCCTATATTGCTTCTGCTCTTGGTGACCGTTGCGATATCTCTTCCTGTTTTGGGACTGCATTCGTTTCTACAATGTTTTGGAAAAACTTCTTTAAATACAATAATTTCTCCTACCGGCTGCAAGGATTAGATGCTGGGGTACTGATGGGGCAGCTTCTGGCAACAGCAAAACGTTTTGGCTTCGCTTCTGGTGTTTACTTTCAGTATCTGGATTCGGCAATCAATTATCTTCTCGGCTTATGTGAGCAGGAGGAGAGTGTGTATTCAATTATTCCGCTGTCAGTGGAAATGACCAACTGGTCTGCAAACGGAGCAGCTTCACGCTATAACATAACGTCTGATGAATTGAAAAGGGAACTGAAACCGGTTCTATTTAAGAGTTATGAAAGGTCGAAAAAAGTTTTGGAGTTTCCGAAATTAATAGCATTGAATGAAGCCTCAAAACTAGAGTCGACCGAGTCGTTTAACGGGGTATGTAACCCGCCTTGTGAAGTTAAAGAAAGTGTGCAGATCACTCTCCCGCATACGGAATCATTAGCGTTTGATTTGGCAGAGGTAAGCAAAAAACGTTCTTCTCCAGAGATGGACTTTGTTTTGTCCAGGGTGAGTCAGCAGCAGCTGGCCTCCTTGTTGAAGGAATCAATGTCGGCTGTTGCCTACCGGAATGATTTGGACGAAATTCACTCCAGCCAGGAGCCAAGGGTTTCAATCTATGGCTGTTTCTATAATGTAGAAGGCATCACAAATGGAGCCTACTACTACAACCATGCAGAACATAGATTACAAGAAATCCAGCAAGGGGACCAACGTCTGCGTTTACAAACAATGTTGTCGATTGATAATGTAAACCTGCAGCAAGTACCAATTTGCCTGCATGTCGCAGGCAATAAGGAATTTTTACGAGAAGAATTAGGGTACAGAGGTTATCGAATACTACAAATGGAAGCAGGAATGCTCGTTCAAAGTTTACTTTTAGCAGCATCTGCACTTGGATTAGGGGGCCATCCCCTTCTTGGGTTCGATGCTAGCAAGGCCGACGATCTTTATCGAATGAAAGGAAAAACTAGCTTAATCCAGATACCAATCGGCTCATATCGACCACGTCAATGGTTAAAAGGAAGTTTGCACAGCTAGGTAAGCAGAAATAGGCGAAAATGAAAGGCAAGGGAAACAGTCTTACAGGGTCGTTATTCGTGCGAAAAATGCCAAAGTAATCTGGCGCAAGAAAATTTTATATCAGAAAACGCACAGTAAATGATTTACTGTGCGTTTTTAAGTTGTGTAGTTTACTGAATTTTTTGGAGTTTTTGAGAAATCTTATGGTAAACTATAAGAAATCTATTTGTAAAATTTTACAAATGAAGATTGATAGTAAATGAAATGTTTATTTTTCAATATTCTTTTGAGGGAGAGGAGCTCTTATCATGATTTGGTTTCGCCACTTACCACAGATAAGTATGGACTTGTCTGAATGGACTCCTTTTATACAGAACAAGTGGTATCGACAACATTATATGAAGTTTGTATATCTACTTCAGTTCATTATTTTTATGTTACCCTATTTCTTTGGAACAGGTTTCACTCATATTAATGT
It contains:
- a CDS encoding putative thiazole-containing bacteriocin maturation protein: MVKLEPSMILKVKRDTFYLAEPNRGVYLRNNSCSFRLEGNGIDQWVEKLLPMFNGEYSLGKLTDGLPEPYRERVYQIAEALFENGFVRDVSQDEPHQLSEQVLKKFASQIEFVDNLAGSGASRFQSFRKAKVLAIGSGPMLNSLVSTLLESGLEKVNVAITDESRTNRKRLAELVNHARKTDSEVEYKEFYNMNGNWSELLRPFDSVLYISQNGNVEELKVLQSICREERKTFIPAILFKQTGIAGPSFIPDSELCWESAWRRLHSSVFVKEQSDSPASLTSGALLANVITFELYKELAGITKADQRNRIYLLNLDTLEGSWHLVSPHPLVTGIFSSAEVEDIEERLGQDLRKAEPEKFLQYFSLFTSKETGILHEWEEGDLKQLPLAQCRVQAVDPLSDGPSELLTARVCTGFTHEEARMEAALTGIESYTARLAEIIENRGILGVGAGETFAEAVGRGLQKCLSKELDHRKLSEKESISLVDLEPIEDQRCAFYIKALTTIQGAPLAGIGKEIRGFPVVWIGTKRGWYGSAGLNATLALRSALQIALSDFQNESAGDGSQVLQDSEVYFSEIGKQSLEIPEYTGRFQCEILQAAIEVLKQNRTKMFVYELSIEPIFKQQLDGVYGVLLRGEGSS
- a CDS encoding SagB family peptide dehydrogenase, with the translated sequence MNLEQFLIDLQFNIERANQENWEPNWEDAPLPYKLYRGLPVVPLSGEVPLSLAENRQPATPGIKEIGHFLWYVYGITQVSESHFSDEVDPVHTFRRHAPSGGGLYPNELYLYLKLEDLPDGIYHYDPAHHRLVLLRAGNFDSYIASALGDRCDISSCFGTAFVSTMFWKNFFKYNNFSYRLQGLDAGVLMGQLLATAKRFGFASGVYFQYLDSAINYLLGLCEQEESVYSIIPLSVEMTNWSANGAASRYNITSDELKRELKPVLFKSYERSKKVLEFPKLIALNEASKLESTESFNGVCNPPCEVKESVQITLPHTESLAFDLAEVSKKRSSPEMDFVLSRVSQQQLASLLKESMSAVAYRNDLDEIHSSQEPRVSIYGCFYNVEGITNGAYYYNHAEHRLQEIQQGDQRLRLQTMLSIDNVNLQQVPICLHVAGNKEFLREELGYRGYRILQMEAGMLVQSLLLAASALGLGGHPLLGFDASKADDLYRMKGKTSLIQIPIGSYRPRQWLKGSLHS